In the Euphorbia lathyris chromosome 5, ddEupLath1.1, whole genome shotgun sequence genome, one interval contains:
- the LOC136230191 gene encoding acyl-CoA-binding domain-containing protein 3-like — protein MELFLDFIFTIAFSLIFSFFLAKLLSAATTDDPQHDFTKKKTDHYHKFQEFLESVDDQVFTQQETSNDQRLELSRGEVEKEEGKSPDEVQKTEIDMGLIKEEVGVEEKEDIEIIKSCEFDSDEKMEEEDGDWEGIERSEIQKLFGVAVAYVGSIGKISTDLKLQLYGLHQIAMEGPCNLPQPMALKLSARAKWNAWQQLGNMSQEAAMEQYINLLSRRIPGWMEDTLGEDVNQEFTHDDASINTLSDSVLVERYLEEQKPHVMMKKV, from the exons GGAGCTTTTTCTTGATTTCATTTTCACCATTGCCTTTTCTCtcatcttttctttctttctcgcTAAGCTCCTTTCCGCAGCTACAACTGATGATCCTCAACATGATTTTACTAAAAAGAAGACTGACCATTACCATAAATTTCAAGAGTTTCTCGAATCTGTAGACGATCAAGTCTTTACCCAACAAGAAACCTCAAACGATCAAAGACTCGAACTTTCCCGTGGAGAAGTTGAGAAAGAAGAGGGGAAGTCGCCTGATGAAGTTCAGAAGACTGAAATTGATATGGGTTTGATAAAAGAGGAAGTGGGCGTGGAGGAGAAGGAAGACATTGAGATTATAAAGAGTTGTGAATTTGATAGTGATGAGAAGATGGAAGAGGAAGATGGTGATTGGGAAGGAATAGAAAGAAGTGAAATTCAGAAGCTTTTTGGTGTTGCAGTGGCATATGTTGGTTCTATAGGAAAGATTTCAACCGATTTGAAGCTGCAATTGTATGGTCTTCATCAGATTGCCATGGAAGGGCCTTGTAATCTTCCCCAACCCATGGCATTGAAGCTCTCTGCTCGAGCTAAGTG GAATGCATGGCAACAACTTGGGAACATGAGTCAAGAGGCAGCTATGGAGCAATATATCAATCTTTTATCAAGAAGAATTCCTGGATGGATGGAAGATACTCTTGGG GAAGATGTCAATCAGGAGTTTACACATGATGATGCATCTATCAACACACTTTCTGATTCTGTTTTAGTTGAGAG GTACTTAGAAGAACAAAAGCCTCATGTCATGATGAAGAaggtttag